The following are encoded together in the Streptomyces rapamycinicus NRRL 5491 genome:
- a CDS encoding VIT1/CCC1 transporter family protein, which translates to MTAGTSAAELHHAHRDVNGGWLRPAAFGVMDGLVSNFALVAGVVGGGATGSSVVLTGLAGLVAGACSMATGEYTSVSSQNELTQSEISKERRELERHPEDELRELAMIYEAKGVRPTLAAEVARELSADPEVAWRVHVREELGVDPDDLPSPWTAAGSSFLAFAIGALIPLLPFLFGATAILPALLASAAGLLLAGGLIARLTARPAWFGGGRQLILGSLSAAVTFGVGLIVGTGVA; encoded by the coding sequence ATGACCGCCGGCACCTCCGCGGCCGAACTGCACCACGCCCACCGGGACGTGAACGGTGGCTGGCTGCGGCCGGCGGCCTTCGGCGTGATGGACGGACTCGTCTCCAACTTCGCCCTCGTCGCGGGTGTGGTGGGCGGCGGCGCGACGGGCTCGTCCGTGGTCCTGACCGGACTCGCGGGCCTGGTCGCCGGGGCCTGCTCGATGGCGACCGGCGAGTACACCTCCGTCTCCTCGCAGAACGAGCTCACCCAGTCCGAGATCTCCAAGGAGCGCCGCGAACTGGAGCGGCACCCCGAGGACGAGCTGCGCGAACTCGCGATGATCTACGAAGCGAAGGGCGTACGGCCCACCCTCGCGGCCGAAGTGGCGCGGGAGCTGAGCGCGGACCCGGAAGTGGCCTGGCGCGTGCACGTCCGCGAAGAGCTCGGCGTCGACCCCGACGACCTGCCCTCCCCATGGACGGCGGCCGGATCGTCTTTCCTGGCCTTCGCCATCGGCGCGCTCATCCCGCTCCTGCCCTTCCTCTTCGGCGCGACCGCGATCCTGCCCGCCCTGCTGGCGAGCGCCGCGGGCCTGCTGCTCGCCGGCGGCCTCATCGCCCGCCTCACAGCCCGACCCGCCTGGTTCGGCGGCGGCCGCCAGCTCATTCTCGGCAGCCTGTCCGCGGCGGTGACCTTCGGCGTCGGCCTGATCGTCGGCACGGGCGTTGCGTAG
- a CDS encoding ABC transporter permease encodes MARFLVRRLLTMIPVVLGTTFIIYAAVYALPGDPVQSLAGPDRAVSPAAAAALRSHYHLDSSLLAQYGHYLSGLLHGDFGIDFGDVPVSSLIAAGWPVTVRLALTTWVIQAVAGAGLGVLAAVRAGRFPDLAVLGGSTLILAVPYFVTAYVAQIVLGDRLGWFPVSGVDAGWPRSYLLPALCLALLGVPEVARLTRAAVLENLGAEFVDTAVAKGAGRMRVLTQHVLRPSLIPIVSMLGLTLGTLLSGTILIEGIFNLPGLGYQTFQGVQQHNGPVVVGISTLLVLTFLFINLVVDVLYVVIDPRIRLD; translated from the coding sequence GTGGCGCGCTTCCTCGTTCGCAGACTGCTCACCATGATCCCGGTCGTCCTCGGGACGACGTTCATCATCTACGCCGCCGTGTACGCTCTGCCCGGCGATCCCGTCCAGTCCCTGGCCGGGCCCGACCGCGCCGTCAGCCCGGCCGCCGCGGCCGCCCTGCGCTCCCACTACCACCTGGACTCGTCCCTGCTGGCCCAGTACGGGCACTATCTGTCGGGTCTGCTGCACGGTGACTTCGGCATCGACTTCGGCGACGTGCCGGTCTCGTCGCTGATCGCGGCGGGCTGGCCGGTGACCGTGCGCCTCGCGCTGACCACGTGGGTCATCCAGGCGGTGGCCGGTGCCGGCCTCGGGGTCCTCGCCGCGGTGCGTGCGGGCCGCTTCCCGGACCTCGCGGTCCTGGGCGGCTCCACACTGATCCTCGCGGTGCCGTACTTCGTCACGGCGTACGTGGCGCAGATCGTGCTCGGCGACCGCCTCGGCTGGTTCCCCGTCTCCGGCGTCGACGCGGGCTGGCCCCGCAGCTATCTCCTGCCGGCGCTGTGTCTGGCCCTGCTGGGCGTGCCGGAAGTGGCACGCCTGACCCGGGCCGCCGTGCTGGAGAACCTGGGCGCGGAGTTCGTCGACACCGCCGTCGCCAAGGGTGCGGGCCGGATGCGGGTGCTGACCCAGCATGTACTGCGCCCGTCGCTGATTCCCATCGTGTCCATGCTGGGGCTGACACTGGGCACGCTGCTGTCCGGCACGATCCTCATCGAGGGAATCTTCAATCTGCCCGGTCTCGGCTACCAGACGTTCCAGGGCGTCCAGCAGCACAACGGGCCCGTCGTGGTCGGCATCAGCACGCTGCTCGTGCTCACCTTCCTGTTCATCAATCTCGTCGTCGACGTGCTCTACGTCGTCATCGACCCCAGGATCCGCCTTGACTAG
- a CDS encoding amidohydrolase: MSEALSGTVTRRRTLLLRDVRLGARGPRGSVTITGGRITAVTPDVPPDGADSVLDAHGRTLLPGLSDAHVHSVQWASARRRVDLSAATSARAAAQEMARAAGGAAGRPDEPLIGFGFRDGLWSDEPHRDLLAWAGERAVALVSNDLHTAWLSRAALARLGRAGHATGVLREHDALDAVARLGQVGEEVIDAWVADSLRAAAARGVTHLLDFEYADNLGDWARRPGHGRLPVRVTGAVYPEYLERTIAAGLRTGDPLPGTDGLVTVGPVKVFVDGSLNTRTALCHEPYPGAGPDGHSRGILQTPPADLEKLMARAAAHGLHSAVHAIGDRANTIALDAFERVGARGSIEHAQLVDRADLPRFARPGLVLGVQPAHAPDDRDIADRHWRGRTDRAYAYADLLAAGATLRIGSDAPVAPLDPWRGIAAAVHRGAESGREPWHPEQAIGLDAALTAAAAGRDAVRIGDRADLVLTEEDPGDLAPHELAAMPVFGTLLGGRWTYRAD, translated from the coding sequence GTGTCTGAGGCACTGAGCGGCACCGTCACACGCCGCCGGACGCTGCTGCTGCGCGATGTGCGACTCGGCGCGCGGGGCCCGCGCGGCAGTGTCACGATCACCGGCGGCCGCATCACGGCCGTCACCCCCGATGTGCCGCCCGACGGCGCCGACAGCGTTCTCGACGCCCACGGTCGCACCCTGTTGCCAGGGTTGTCCGACGCCCATGTCCACAGTGTGCAATGGGCCAGCGCGCGGCGCCGCGTGGACCTGTCCGCGGCGACGTCGGCGCGGGCGGCGGCGCAGGAGATGGCCCGTGCCGCGGGCGGCGCGGCCGGGCGGCCGGACGAACCACTCATCGGATTCGGCTTCCGCGACGGCCTGTGGAGCGATGAGCCGCACCGCGATCTGCTGGCCTGGGCGGGGGAGCGGGCCGTCGCTCTGGTCAGCAATGACCTGCACACCGCCTGGCTGAGCCGGGCCGCGCTCGCCCGCCTGGGCCGGGCCGGGCACGCCACGGGGGTGCTGCGGGAGCACGACGCTCTGGACGCCGTGGCCCGCCTCGGGCAGGTTGGCGAGGAAGTGATCGACGCGTGGGTGGCGGACTCGCTGCGGGCCGCCGCCGCCCGCGGCGTCACCCATCTCCTCGACTTCGAATACGCCGACAACCTCGGGGACTGGGCGCGGCGCCCGGGCCACGGGCGGCTCCCGGTACGGGTCACGGGCGCCGTCTACCCCGAGTACCTGGAGCGGACGATCGCCGCCGGTCTGCGCACCGGCGATCCGCTGCCCGGCACCGACGGCCTCGTGACCGTCGGCCCGGTCAAAGTGTTCGTCGACGGCTCCCTCAACACCAGGACGGCGCTGTGCCACGAGCCGTACCCGGGTGCCGGCCCCGACGGCCACTCCCGCGGAATTCTGCAGACCCCTCCCGCCGACCTCGAGAAACTGATGGCGCGAGCCGCCGCGCACGGACTGCACAGCGCGGTGCACGCGATCGGGGACCGCGCCAACACCATCGCACTGGACGCCTTCGAACGGGTGGGCGCGCGCGGCAGCATCGAGCACGCCCAACTCGTCGACCGGGCCGACCTGCCCCGCTTCGCTCGCCCCGGCCTCGTCCTAGGGGTTCAGCCCGCCCACGCCCCGGACGACCGGGACATCGCCGACCGTCACTGGCGTGGCCGCACCGATCGGGCCTACGCCTACGCCGATCTCCTCGCGGCCGGGGCGACCTTGCGCATCGGTTCGGACGCGCCCGTAGCTCCCCTGGACCCATGGCGGGGGATCGCGGCCGCTGTGCACCGCGGTGCGGAGAGCGGCCGTGAACCCTGGCATCCGGAGCAGGCGATCGGACTGGACGCGGCGTTGACCGCGGCCGCCGCGGGGCGGGACGCGGTCCGGATCGGCGACCGGGCCGACCTCGTCCTCACCGAGGAGGACCCCGGAGACCTCGCACCGCACGAACTGGCCGCCATGCCGGTCTTCGGCACGCTGCTCGGCGGGCGCTGGACGTATCGCGCCGACTGA
- a CDS encoding M14 family metallopeptidase — MIRPLTYDSFPTHDALTELLRSWANDRPHLMLLESLGPSLEGRDIWLATLTNTATGPARDKPAFFVEAGIHAAEWAGGFAALHLVHRLLAAYGTDERVTRLLDTRALYVVPRLNPDGAEHVMSEGRYIRSSMRAHPPRGEQPGLRLRDVDGDGRVLFMRLPDQDGPWKAHPAEPRLLVRREPDEVGGTYFRLFLEGEIEDYRGDVVPVADPVEGIDLGQNLPTDWAAADRIPDNAGPYAGSEPETRAVLEAVTGRPNITGFVTCHTFGGLHLRPPLNSGEQLPYADRRVYDTVGAKAAELTGYDVMSFQDLKYDPDVPFRGGQLGWYYDQLGIFAWITEFWSPQRAAGIESYHPSRWLLDHPVEDDLRLIEWSDKELEGRGFVDWYPFEHPQLGPVELGGWDMINYWYNPPLHRVEAEVAPHTDWIVFQALCSPRLDVRTVSATEEAPGVHRIRAVVRNSGWLPTYVTRQALRRGVAGTATASLELPPEARLLTGEATVRLGQLEGRSGALSTTTWWGHDPGTPDLAAAEWVVSAPAGTTVTVHARHPRAGAATVDVRLGA; from the coding sequence ATGATCCGGCCACTGACATACGACAGCTTTCCCACCCACGACGCCCTCACCGAGCTGCTCAGATCGTGGGCGAATGACCGACCGCACCTGATGCTCCTGGAGAGCCTCGGTCCTTCCCTGGAGGGCCGGGACATCTGGCTGGCGACACTGACGAATACGGCGACGGGCCCCGCCCGCGACAAGCCGGCATTCTTCGTGGAGGCCGGGATCCACGCCGCTGAATGGGCCGGCGGATTCGCGGCCCTGCATCTCGTGCACCGATTGCTCGCCGCGTACGGAACCGACGAGCGGGTGACCCGGCTGCTCGACACCCGGGCGCTGTACGTGGTGCCGCGCCTGAATCCCGACGGTGCCGAGCACGTGATGTCCGAGGGCCGCTACATACGCTCCAGCATGCGGGCCCACCCACCTCGTGGGGAGCAGCCGGGATTGCGGTTGCGGGACGTCGACGGGGACGGGCGGGTGCTGTTCATGCGCCTGCCCGATCAGGACGGGCCGTGGAAGGCGCATCCGGCGGAGCCGCGGCTGCTGGTGCGGCGCGAGCCGGACGAGGTCGGCGGCACCTACTTCCGGCTCTTCCTCGAGGGCGAGATCGAGGACTACCGCGGCGATGTCGTGCCGGTGGCCGACCCGGTGGAAGGCATCGACCTGGGACAGAACCTGCCGACGGACTGGGCCGCCGCGGACCGGATCCCGGACAACGCGGGTCCCTACGCGGGGTCCGAACCGGAGACCCGGGCGGTTCTGGAGGCCGTGACCGGGCGTCCGAACATCACCGGCTTCGTCACCTGCCACACCTTCGGCGGACTGCACCTGCGCCCACCGCTCAACAGCGGCGAGCAACTGCCGTACGCGGACCGGCGGGTGTACGACACCGTCGGCGCGAAGGCCGCCGAGCTGACCGGCTACGACGTCATGTCGTTCCAGGACCTCAAGTACGATCCCGACGTCCCGTTCCGCGGCGGCCAACTCGGCTGGTACTACGACCAGTTGGGCATCTTCGCGTGGATCACGGAATTCTGGAGCCCGCAGCGCGCCGCGGGCATCGAGTCCTACCACCCCTCGCGCTGGCTCCTGGACCATCCCGTCGAGGACGACCTGCGGCTGATCGAGTGGAGCGACAAGGAGCTGGAGGGGCGGGGCTTCGTCGACTGGTACCCCTTCGAGCACCCGCAGTTGGGCCCGGTCGAACTGGGCGGCTGGGACATGATCAACTACTGGTACAACCCGCCGCTGCACCGGGTGGAGGCGGAGGTCGCCCCGCACACCGACTGGATCGTCTTCCAGGCCCTGTGCTCGCCGCGCCTGGACGTGCGCACGGTGTCGGCGACCGAGGAAGCACCCGGCGTGCACCGGATCCGTGCGGTCGTTCGCAACAGCGGCTGGCTTCCCACGTACGTGACGCGGCAGGCGCTGCGCCGCGGGGTGGCGGGTACGGCGACGGCATCCCTGGAGCTCCCCCCGGAGGCGCGTCTGCTGACTGGTGAGGCGACTGTCCGGCTGGGCCAGCTGGAGGGCCGCAGCGGGGCGTTGTCGACGACCACATGGTGGGGGCACGACCCCGGAACGCCCGATCTCGCGGCGGCGGAATGGGTCGTGTCCGCTCCCGCCGGGACGACCGTGACGGTCCACGCCCGGCATCCGAGGGCCGGGGCGGCCACGGTCGACGTCCGTCTGGGCGCCTGA
- a CDS encoding ABC transporter permease translates to MTSLLSAPEAAPASPALEPVPATGPWRSLLRRPRFVFSAFVVVLLCAVAAGPGFFAGWFGHGDPHSCDLDHSGHGPTAGHPFGYDIQGCDLYSNVIHGTRDSLGIGLLTTAVTLVTAVVLGCLAGYFGGLVDLLISRLMDVFFGFPVLIGMIVVLETFSVHSVTSVSLVLALFSWPVLTRIMRSSVLTVRDLDYVVAARELGAGHLRILVRHVIPNAIAPVAVLTSMSIGGVITAEASLTFLGVGLRAPAVSWGVQLNTAQQYFTDHLGLLLFPSLFLSLAVLGFVLLGDCLRDAFDPRLR, encoded by the coding sequence TTGACTAGCCTGCTGTCCGCCCCCGAGGCGGCCCCCGCGTCCCCTGCCCTCGAACCCGTCCCGGCCACCGGCCCGTGGCGCTCCCTGCTGCGCCGCCCGCGGTTCGTCTTCTCCGCCTTCGTCGTGGTGCTGCTGTGCGCGGTCGCGGCCGGGCCGGGGTTCTTCGCCGGATGGTTCGGGCACGGCGATCCGCACTCCTGCGATCTCGACCACAGCGGTCACGGGCCCACCGCCGGCCATCCGTTCGGCTATGACATCCAGGGCTGTGATCTCTACAGCAACGTCATCCACGGAACACGTGATTCGCTCGGCATCGGCCTGCTCACCACCGCCGTGACCCTGGTGACCGCGGTCGTTCTCGGCTGCCTGGCCGGCTACTTCGGCGGTCTGGTCGATCTGCTGATCAGCCGTCTCATGGACGTGTTCTTCGGATTCCCCGTGCTGATCGGCATGATCGTGGTCCTGGAGACATTCAGCGTGCACAGTGTCACCAGCGTCTCGCTGGTGCTCGCCCTGTTCTCGTGGCCCGTACTCACCCGCATCATGCGCTCGTCCGTGCTCACCGTCCGCGATCTCGACTACGTCGTCGCGGCACGCGAGCTGGGCGCCGGACACCTGCGCATCCTGGTGCGGCATGTCATCCCCAACGCCATCGCCCCGGTCGCCGTCCTCACCAGCATGAGCATCGGCGGCGTGATCACCGCGGAGGCGTCCCTGACATTCCTGGGCGTGGGGCTGCGGGCGCCAGCGGTGTCCTGGGGCGTCCAACTCAACACCGCCCAGCAGTACTTCACGGACCATCTGGGCCTGCTCCTGTTCCCTTCGTTGTTCCTCTCCCTCGCCGTGCTCGGCTTCGTCCTGCTGGGCGACTGCCTGCGCGACGCCTTCGACCCGAGGTTGCGATGA
- a CDS encoding ABC transporter ATP-binding protein, whose amino-acid sequence MTLSLRPSPPSPDPLTALPAYDADAPALAVDDLRVEFRATRSRRTSTVVDGASFRVTAGQTLAVVGESGSGKSITARTALGILPAGAAVRSGSIRVHGVDLLTLDERRLRTVRGRHVAMVFQDALVALNPVIPVGRQIAEVFQVHGRAGRRAAARHAVDLLDRVRIPDAARRAGHYPHQFSGGMRQRVVIAMALALTPRVLIADEPTTALDVTVQAQILALLRELQDEHRLALVLVSHDLAVVAQSADHVAVMYAGQVVESAPGYELYRRPAHPYTRALLDAVPRRGRKGLPLTTLPGAPPDPARLADGCRFRPRCPLARAQCATPPPVHDVGAQHTSSCHRWQEVTGS is encoded by the coding sequence ATGACTCTGTCTCTACGCCCCTCCCCGCCCTCCCCCGACCCCCTCACCGCGCTGCCCGCCTACGACGCCGACGCCCCGGCCCTCGCGGTGGACGATCTGCGTGTCGAGTTCCGCGCCACTCGCAGCCGACGGACCAGCACCGTCGTCGACGGCGCTTCCTTCCGAGTGACCGCCGGGCAGACCCTGGCCGTGGTCGGCGAATCCGGTAGCGGCAAGAGCATCACGGCCCGGACGGCCCTGGGCATCCTTCCCGCCGGGGCGGCGGTCCGCTCCGGCAGCATCCGGGTGCACGGCGTGGATCTGCTCACGCTCGACGAACGACGGCTGCGGACGGTGCGCGGGAGACACGTGGCGATGGTCTTCCAGGACGCGCTCGTCGCACTCAACCCCGTGATTCCCGTGGGCCGGCAGATCGCCGAGGTGTTCCAGGTACACGGCCGGGCCGGCCGCCGCGCCGCGGCCCGGCACGCGGTGGACCTGCTCGACCGGGTCCGCATCCCCGACGCGGCCCGCCGCGCGGGCCACTATCCGCACCAGTTCTCCGGCGGCATGCGCCAGCGCGTCGTGATCGCGATGGCGCTCGCGCTCACCCCGCGGGTACTCATCGCCGACGAGCCCACCACCGCGCTCGACGTGACCGTCCAGGCCCAGATCCTCGCTCTGCTGCGGGAGCTCCAGGATGAGCACCGTCTCGCCCTCGTCCTCGTCAGCCACGATCTGGCCGTCGTCGCGCAGAGCGCCGACCACGTGGCTGTGATGTACGCGGGCCAGGTCGTGGAGTCCGCCCCCGGATACGAGTTGTACCGACGCCCGGCACACCCCTACACCCGCGCGCTCCTCGACGCCGTCCCGCGCCGCGGCCGCAAGGGACTCCCCCTGACCACCCTGCCCGGCGCACCGCCCGACCCGGCGCGCCTGGCGGACGGATGTCGCTTCCGTCCACGCTGCCCGCTGGCCCGCGCTCAGTGCGCGACTCCCCCACCCGTCCACGACGTCGGGGCGCAGCACACCAGTTCATGCCACCGCTGGCAGGAGGTGACCGGCTCATGA
- a CDS encoding FMN-binding negative transcriptional regulator, with protein MLEQELFALTDPEQLKQLIAGHGWATLITADGAAPVVSHLPVLVDEPETGSGIAVVGHLARADAETHRLGEHDAVLVVQGPHGYVSPSIYGTGPYVPTWNFVVAHLHGHPTVLGADATFDVLRRTVDHFEGTRPRPWSLDTVADYAQSIAPHTTGFRLEPTRVVGKHKLSQDKPRETVERVVAALAGDDPHRNPELADAMRKVMVARV; from the coding sequence ATGCTCGAACAAGAACTCTTCGCCCTGACCGACCCGGAGCAGCTGAAACAGCTGATCGCCGGGCACGGATGGGCGACCCTGATCACGGCGGACGGGGCCGCGCCCGTCGTGTCCCACCTGCCCGTACTGGTCGACGAGCCGGAGACGGGATCCGGCATCGCGGTGGTCGGGCATCTGGCCCGCGCCGACGCCGAGACGCACCGGCTCGGCGAACACGACGCGGTGCTTGTCGTGCAGGGCCCGCACGGCTATGTCTCGCCCAGCATCTACGGCACCGGCCCGTACGTTCCGACCTGGAACTTCGTCGTCGCCCACCTGCACGGACACCCCACGGTTCTCGGCGCCGACGCCACATTCGACGTACTGCGGCGCACGGTCGACCACTTCGAAGGGACCAGGCCGAGACCGTGGAGTCTGGACACGGTGGCCGATTACGCACAGTCCATCGCCCCGCACACGACCGGATTCCGGCTCGAGCCCACCCGTGTCGTCGGCAAGCACAAGCTCAGCCAGGACAAGCCTCGCGAGACGGTGGAGCGGGTGGTGGCGGCCCTCGCCGGTGACGACCCGCACCGCAACCCCGAACTGGCCGATGCCATGCGGAAGGTGATGGTCGCCCGTGTCTGA
- a CDS encoding peptide ABC transporter substrate-binding protein, which yields MFPVLRRRKGVRAAAAGAALSVLAALTGCGTDGVGRAAPGPDGGSFSVGVPSWYVAHLTPGRAGKSSVADAIWTPLTRVDARGRAVGAVARSVRSPDLRHWTIELRHGWTFHNGEPVTARSFADAWNAAAYGPNAMPYGYLFSDIQGYTDLNPLKGKPKRTTLSGVRAVDAHTLKVTLSRPLSVFPYTLASTVFAPMPRTAFKDLAGFDRLPIGNGPYEVAAPGIKPGVQQLTLRRYDGYAGPEGSAARITVKSYQDDATAFTSFRSGAVDVALASGNRLAQARRADADDVALSTAGGLVYLGFPLWDKRFGDRRVRQAFSLAINRRAVTRSLLQGLASPAAGIAPGTVTGGGQRACADCRYDPGRARRLLAEAGGWHGRLTLWTQADPAMQTVLEAVLNQLRTNLGITSITLKAQPTDQLYPNLSAHKADGPFLLYMGASYPALYAQAQQLFATGSGTNTTGYRSSRFTSLLDRAAAAHTTPRITTLTRRAERTALDDLPLAPLYHPVTGAVHGPALAGVHLDFLGDVRLARISVR from the coding sequence GTGTTCCCTGTGCTCAGACGCCGCAAGGGGGTGCGGGCCGCGGCGGCCGGTGCCGCCCTGTCCGTGCTCGCGGCGCTCACCGGCTGCGGCACGGACGGCGTCGGCCGGGCGGCGCCGGGTCCGGACGGCGGCTCCTTCAGCGTCGGTGTCCCTTCGTGGTACGTAGCGCACCTCACGCCCGGCCGGGCCGGCAAGAGTTCCGTCGCCGACGCGATCTGGACGCCGCTCACCCGGGTCGACGCCCGGGGGCGGGCCGTCGGCGCGGTGGCTCGATCCGTACGCTCCCCCGACCTCCGGCACTGGACCATCGAGCTGCGCCACGGCTGGACGTTCCACAACGGCGAGCCGGTCACCGCCCGGTCGTTCGCCGACGCCTGGAACGCCGCCGCCTACGGCCCCAACGCGATGCCCTACGGGTATCTGTTCTCCGACATCCAGGGGTACACCGACCTCAACCCTCTCAAGGGAAAGCCGAAGCGCACGACCTTGTCCGGGGTACGCGCCGTCGATGCCCACACCCTGAAGGTGACGCTGTCCCGGCCGCTGTCCGTCTTCCCCTACACCCTCGCCAGTACGGTGTTCGCACCGATGCCGAGGACCGCGTTCAAGGACCTGGCCGGCTTCGACCGGCTGCCGATCGGCAACGGCCCCTACGAGGTCGCCGCGCCCGGCATCAAGCCCGGCGTGCAGCAGCTCACCTTGCGGCGGTACGACGGCTACGCGGGCCCCGAAGGCAGCGCGGCCCGCATCACGGTGAAGTCCTACCAGGACGACGCCACCGCGTTCACCAGTTTCCGGTCCGGAGCGGTCGACGTGGCCCTGGCCTCGGGCAACCGGCTGGCGCAGGCGCGCCGCGCCGACGCGGACGACGTGGCGCTGTCGACCGCCGGCGGCCTCGTCTACCTCGGATTCCCGCTGTGGGACAAGCGATTCGGGGACCGGCGGGTGCGGCAGGCGTTCTCCCTGGCGATCAACCGCCGCGCCGTCACACGCTCGTTGCTCCAGGGCCTGGCCTCGCCCGCCGCCGGTATCGCGCCGGGCACGGTGACCGGGGGCGGACAACGGGCCTGCGCCGACTGCCGCTACGACCCCGGCCGGGCCAGAAGGCTGCTGGCCGAGGCCGGCGGCTGGCACGGCCGCCTCACGCTGTGGACGCAGGCGGACCCGGCCATGCAGACGGTCCTGGAAGCGGTCCTCAACCAGCTGCGCACGAATCTCGGCATCACCTCGATCACCCTCAAGGCACAGCCCACCGACCAGCTCTATCCGAACCTGTCCGCGCACAAGGCCGACGGCCCGTTCCTGCTCTACATGGGCGCCTCCTACCCCGCGCTCTACGCCCAGGCGCAGCAACTGTTCGCCACGGGCTCGGGCACCAACACCACCGGCTACCGGAGCAGTAGGTTCACCTCGCTCCTCGATCGCGCGGCGGCCGCCCACACCACGCCCCGTATCACCACCCTCACCCGTCGCGCCGAACGCACCGCCCTCGACGACCTTCCGCTGGCACCCCTCTACCACCCCGTGACCGGCGCCGTACACGGGCCCGCTCTCGCGGGGGTGCATCTCGACTTCCTCGGCGACGTGCGGCTCGCCCGTATCTCGGTTCGCTGA
- a CDS encoding PucR family transcriptional regulator: protein MPSYPERSFPATGPLALQDSDRITLRRLRETLGPLVLDSVCIPRGDEVLVGQPVVQGLYEPVPPQPDGLLLLAGGAVDDGTLEAIRQAGQAGYCAVVLKARGADLAAAAAVAQEAGVALCTIPDDMPWRHFDALATAATGAVEPSADSYASVGMGDLFALANVIAYQVGGAITIEDPHGHVLAHSSLPHQEIDDIRRKAILGRLTPHRPGNSDEYQRVIRADGPVWFDIPEPDHTDRLAIAVRAGSQLLGLLWALDGAPALGEGAAAAIVEAAKVTALHLLRARTHRDPDRWRRAEVLAALLDGGVGGHTAAAQLGLATDARTVVVAFAQATPEDTPGLAGARTVDLVNLYCEAWHPQALCVAAGGTVYALLPVRADAGVLERAVKFAENVCDTVRRSTGLTLHGGVSMTGDVLDHVPACRRTADRVLRALAADPDSPRVAALEEVRSRVTLLELLERGSPATDLAPGPVQRIIAHDARTASTYTESLLAYLDAFGEAVPAAARLSVHENTLRYRVRRIQKLFGLDLDDPDTRLATWLQLRLHDLSTRT, encoded by the coding sequence ATGCCGAGCTACCCCGAACGATCGTTTCCGGCCACCGGACCGTTGGCTCTCCAGGACTCCGATCGCATCACCCTGCGCCGCCTGCGCGAGACGCTCGGCCCGCTCGTCCTGGACAGCGTGTGCATCCCGCGCGGTGACGAGGTGCTGGTCGGGCAGCCCGTCGTCCAGGGGCTCTACGAACCGGTGCCGCCGCAACCGGACGGGTTGCTCCTGCTGGCCGGCGGCGCCGTGGACGATGGAACCCTGGAGGCCATCAGACAAGCGGGTCAGGCGGGCTACTGCGCCGTCGTCCTCAAGGCCCGCGGGGCCGACCTGGCGGCAGCCGCAGCTGTGGCGCAGGAGGCGGGCGTCGCGCTGTGCACCATCCCCGACGACATGCCGTGGCGGCACTTCGACGCGCTCGCCACCGCCGCCACCGGAGCGGTCGAGCCGTCCGCCGATTCCTACGCGTCCGTCGGCATGGGCGACCTGTTCGCCCTGGCCAATGTGATCGCCTACCAGGTCGGCGGGGCCATCACCATCGAGGATCCGCACGGCCACGTCCTCGCCCACTCCAGCCTGCCGCACCAGGAGATCGACGACATCCGGCGCAAGGCGATCCTCGGCCGGCTCACTCCGCACCGCCCCGGCAACAGCGACGAGTACCAGCGTGTGATCCGCGCCGACGGCCCCGTATGGTTCGACATACCGGAGCCCGACCACACCGACCGGCTCGCGATAGCCGTCCGCGCGGGATCTCAACTCCTCGGCCTCCTGTGGGCGTTGGACGGCGCCCCGGCGCTGGGCGAGGGCGCGGCGGCCGCGATCGTGGAGGCCGCCAAGGTCACCGCGCTGCACCTGCTGCGCGCCCGTACCCACCGCGACCCTGACCGTTGGCGGCGCGCGGAGGTGCTCGCCGCGCTCCTCGACGGCGGCGTGGGCGGGCACACGGCCGCCGCCCAGCTCGGCCTCGCCACCGACGCCCGCACTGTCGTCGTCGCATTCGCGCAGGCGACACCGGAGGACACCCCCGGCCTCGCCGGAGCCCGCACCGTCGACCTGGTCAATCTGTACTGCGAGGCCTGGCACCCCCAGGCGCTGTGCGTCGCCGCGGGCGGCACCGTGTACGCGCTGCTGCCGGTGCGCGCGGACGCGGGAGTGCTCGAACGCGCGGTGAAGTTCGCCGAGAACGTCTGCGACACGGTCCGGCGCAGTACGGGACTCACCCTGCACGGCGGTGTCAGTATGACCGGCGACGTCCTCGACCATGTCCCCGCCTGCCGTCGCACGGCCGACCGGGTGCTGCGCGCCCTGGCCGCCGACCCCGACTCCCCGCGGGTCGCCGCCCTGGAGGAGGTGCGCAGCCGCGTCACGCTCCTCGAACTCCTCGAACGAGGCTCCCCGGCAACGGACTTGGCGCCGGGACCGGTGCAGCGCATCATCGCGCACGACGCCCGTACCGCGTCCACGTACACCGAGTCGCTGCTCGCCTATCTCGACGCGTTCGGCGAGGCCGTGCCCGCGGCGGCCCGGCTTTCCGTGCACGAGAACACGCTGCGGTACCGCGTCCGCCGGATCCAGAAACTGTTCGGCCTGGACCTCGACGACCCGGACACCCGACTCGCCACCTGGCTGCAACTGCGCCTGCACGACCTCAGCACCAGAACATAG